The DNA region CTGCAAGGCAAACGGCACGTTGACATGCCGCGTGAAGCTGCGTACCGCGAATGCTTAAAATATATGCGCGAAGCGATGGGTGAAGGCGCGTTCTTTTTGACCTGCGGCACGCCGATCCTGCCCGCGCTTGGCATGTGCGATGCCATCCGCATCGGACCGGACGTTTCGCACGAGTGGGAGAACTACCGCAATGAGACCATCCTGCAAAACTTCACCACCCCCGGCACGAAGAACGCCATCCGCACGGTGGTTCACCGCTTATGGCTGAAAGACCTCGTCCACATTGACCCCGACGTGGCATATTTCGAGTCGAAGGAAAACCTTCTCGAAGAAGAGCACAAGGCCCAACTGCAAGACCTGGCGCTGATCTGCGATTTCAAAGCCACCTCCGACCTTCCGCAGTGGATGACCGCCTCAGAGCGTGAACAGATCCGCGCGTTTTTGCTTGCGCAGCCAAACGTGACCCAACTCAGCCGCTACGTCTATCAACTCGACGAGCGCACAGTGGATTTCTCCTCCGCCGTGGAATTGCCAAATCCGCCGCAGGGATTTGCCGCATTATGGGCGGAATTCCTCGGCTGGCTGGGTAATTGGCAATTCGTTCTGCGGATATTGAAAATGCTGGATGACAACGCGCTGAGAAAAAGAATTGCGAGAATATGATGAAAATCCCCGACTCTGTAAAACAATTGATCGCCAGCGCCCCGCTCGCGCATTTGACCACACTCAACGCGGACGGCAGTCCACAGGTGACGGTGGTGTGGGTTGGCATACAGGACGATGAATTCGTCTGCGCCCACATGACCGCGTATCAGAAAGTCAGGAACATTCAGAACGACCCGCGTGTGGCCTTATCCATGCTGGGGTACAAAAAGACGGAATTGGGCTTGCAGGAATATCTGGTCGTGTACGGGAACGCCTACCTGACCGAAGGCGGCGCGGCGGACTTACTGCAAAAACTGGCGTATTCCTATATCGCTCCCGATGTGGAATTCCCGCCTGAATCGGTTCGTAATCAGCCTGGTTTCATCACGCACATCGTCCCACAAAGGTTTGCGGGCGTTGGGGCGTGGAAGTGAAAACTACATCATCTCATCCGTCTTCGCCGCCATGACGAAATCGTTCTGATACAAGCCATTCACCACATGCGTCCACCACTGCACGGTGACCCTGCCCCACTCGACCACCATCAGCGGATGGTGGTCTTCCTTTTCGGCGGTCATCGCGATCTTGTTCACGAACGCCATCGTCTCGACGTAATTCTTGAATTTGAACACACGCTGCAAACGCCGGATGCCGTCCGCTTCAATCAATTCCCATGCGGGGATCTGCGGCATCAACTCCGCGATCTCGGCATCGGTCAACGCGGGGTCGCCTTTGCGGCAGGGAATGCATTTTCCAGCGGCAAGGTCGGTCATTTCAATAACTCCGTCAATTTTCCCATCTCAGACAGCGTGGACAACCTCACCCGCAGCACCTTGCGTCCCGCCGCCTTCAACGCTTCGTAATCCCCCAGCGCCTGCGCGCGGAGCAGCGTGCCGAAGGTCAATCCCTGCGTGGGGATATCCATGTCCACCTCGGCATCGTACACCACCTGAATGAAGCGTCCCTTGTTGGGACCGCCCTTGTGGAACTGCCCCGTCGAATGTTGGAAGCGCGGACCGAATCCAGCCGTAACGGGCAGCTTGGTTTTCTCACGAATGACTACACGCAAACCCTGAATCACTTCGATCATTTCACCCGTGCGCGGCAGGTAGGCATTGATGGTAATGAATTCACCAGATTTCGGATCAGACAGAAACGCTTCCAACTCCCCTTTTGCGTTAGCCGCGTCCACCAAATCCGCTTCGGCAAGCGAACCAGTCGTCTGAAAATCTTTGATCTTTGCAATCGTGCGCAACTTGCTATCTTGCACATCGGGCTGGTCGAAGGCGTTGATACCCAAAATATGGCATGCCGTCGCAATCGCAACCTCCCAGCGGAAGAACTCCGCGCCCGCATCATACGGGCTCTCAATCGGGAACTCGACCACAGGAAAGCCCGCGCTCTTCAACTCGGCAATCCCCGCTTCCAACTCGCCAGTGGACTTGAGATACACGAACAGCCTGTCGTCGCCGTAGACATCGGGTGCGCCCAACGGCTCCAACGCCACAGGCAGGATGCCCTTCCCGTCCTTGCCGCTGGATTCGGCGATGACCTGCTCGACCCACCCCGCCAACGCGGACACAGACGCATCAGCGACGACGGTCAACTTGTCTCTGCCCATCAAAGCGGATTCTGCCATCAGAGCGCCCAACGCCGCGCCAGGATTGCGCGCCGCAGAGACATCCGCCAGTGATTGCTTGCGCATCCGCTCCGCCGCGCCGAGCAGTTGCTCCATGTCCATGCCGAGCAACGCCGCAGGGACCAAGCCGAAATCGGTCAGCGCGGAGAAACGCCCGCCGACGTTCGGGTCCGCGTTGAAGATCTTGCGGAAGCCGCGCTCCTGCGCGAGTTTTTCGAGCGATGTGCCAGCATCGGTGATGGCGACAAAGCGCGAGCCGTTCCCCTTGCTCAACTCCCACAGATAATCGAACGCCGCCATCAACTCCGCGGTGCCGCCCGATTTGCTGGCGACGATGTACAAGGCTTTATCGGGCGGATAATCCGCCACCGCCCGAGCCACCTGCTGCGGGTCGGTCGAATCGAGAATCGCAAGCGAAAGTTTTGCCATCACGCCAAAGCCTGCCATCAACGAACTGAGCACTTCGGCGGTCAGCGATGAGCCGCCCATGCCGATCACCAGCACGCGGTCAATTTTTTCGTCATGGACTTGCTTTGCAAATTCAAGATAACTGTCCAACCGCTGGCGGGCATCTTCGACCGAGTCCAGCCAGCCGAGGCGGATTTTCACTTCGGCTTGTCCAGCGGAATCACTCGTCCATAACGTTGCATCGTGTTCCCACAGGCGCTTGGGGAACGAATCCATTTCGAGCTGGGATAAACGCTCGGAAACAGAATCAGTTATCGGGGAGATCGAAGCGAGCGCGGACTTGCGTCGTTCGTCAATCGCATCCAGCAAGGTCTTGAACGCATCGGCAAACGCCTGCACGCCTTCGTCTTCCAACTCTTGTGTGACCGTGCTCATCGAAATACCAAGCGTTTTCAGGTCAACGAAAACTTTTTGCGCGTCGTCGAGATCGCGGGTGACGGTGAGCGCCGCCTTGCCGTGATCGCGGAAGGCATCGAGCGTGGCGGGCGGCACGGTGTTGACGGTGTCGGGACCGATGAGTTCATCCACGTACAGCGTGTCGGAATAGTTTGGATTCTTCGTGCCCGTGGACGCCCACAACGGACGCTGGGCACGCGCGCGGAAACGGGCTTTGAGCGTGGCAAAACGCGGCGACGTGAAAATGGACTCAAACGATTCGTACGCGAGTTTTGCGTTGGCGATGGCGGCTTTACCGCGCAAGGGAGAATCTTCGGGGAGTTTGGGGTCGATCTTGGAATCAACGCGCGAGACGAAGAACGAAGCGACTGACGCGATGTGATGAATGGGCAGGTCTTTTGATGTGCGGTCTTCGAGACCCGCGAGATAGGCGTCCATCACTTCGGCGTAGCGCGTGAGCGAAAAGATCAGCGTGACGTTGACGTTGATGCCCGCCGCAATGCTGGCACGGATGGCAGGAATGCCTTCTTTTGTAGCAGGGATCTTCACCATCAGGTTCGGGCGATTCACACGACCCCAAAGTTCCTGCGCTTGTTTAATAGTGCCTTCGGTATCGCGCGCCAGATACGGGCTGACTTCGATGCTGACATAGCCATCTCCGCCTTTGGTCTTTTCGTACAGCGGCGCAAAAAGATCACACGCTTCTCGAATATCTTCCACGGCTAGCTGCCAGAAGATTCTTTCCGCGTCCCAGCCGCCCCACGCCAGCGGAATCAATGCCGCGTCGTAATCGTTCGTCTTCGCGATGGCGTTCTGGAAGATGGTCGGGTTCGACGTCACGCCGCGAATATCGCCGCGCTCAATCATGGCGTTCAGCTCGCCGTTGACCAGTAATTTTCTCTGAATGTTGTCGTACCAGAGGGATTGTCCGAGAGATGTAAGTTTTTTTATAGATTCAGACATAATAAACAAGGCTCCTTGAGATAAGATAATTTGAGATTGGCAATTACCATTGCCAATCTCAAATTACTAGTTTTCTTCTTCCATTTTTTTTATCTTCCCCACCCGCCGCGCATAGCGTTCCCCGCTTGGGTCTTCGCCGAGATAGCGGGCGTTCAAAAATGCAGGCACTAGGACTCTCACGAGTTCAGGTCCGATCACGCGCCCGCCCATACACAAGACATTCATGGCGTCGTGTGCCACGCCTTGCGCGGCGGAATAGGTATCATGACAGATCGAGGCGTAAATGCCTTTCATTTTATTCGCCGCGATCGCCGCGCCGATGCCCGATCCGCAGATTAAAATTCCGCGCTCGGCTTCGCCGCTCTGCACTTTCTCGCCGACTTTTTTCGTGAAATCGGGAAAGTCCACCGCATCCGCGCTGAACGTGCCGACATCGATCACTTCATGTCCGGCGGCTTTCACCGCTTCGACGACGACATCCTTGAGCGGAAATCCCGCGTGGTCACAACCGACTGCTACTTTCATTTTCCATCCTTAATTGTAGGGGCGCAGCGTCCTGCGCCCCTACGGGTTCATAATTCTTTTGCGCGCTTCACCACATTCTCCACCGTGAAGCCAAGTTTCTCGAAGATGACCTTGTACGGAGCGGATGCGCCAAAGCGCTCGATGCTGATGACGGACTCCGCGTATCTCTCCCAGCCGAGACCTGATCCCGCTTCGACAGCGAGCCGCTTCTGGATGCTTTTCGGCAACACCGACTCACGATACGCCTCATCCTGTTTCTCGAACAGTTCCCAACTGGGGAAGGAGACCACGCGCACCCCCCTGCCTTCGTCCGCGAGTTTTTGCGCAGCTTCGAGAATCAGAGTCACCTCCGAGCCAGACGCCATCAATATCATTTCGGGCGTGCCAAAATCCTTCAAAACATACGCGCCCTTTTCAACGGAAGTGGGCATATCCAGCACAGGCAATGCCTGGCGGGTCAACGCCAGCACGGTGGGACCATGTCTATTTTCAATTGCAACCTTCCACGCCTGTGCGGTCTCGTTCGCATCGGCGGGGCGGATGACCATCAGATTGGGAATCAATCGCAGGGAGGTCAGATGCTCAACGGGTTGGTGAGTCGGTCCATCTTCGCCCAATCCAACGCTGTCATGCGTGAAAATAAAAATGGACGGGTAATGCGAGAGCGCCGCGAGGCGGACTGCCGCGCGCATATAATCGGCAAAAACGAGGAAGGTCGCGCCGTAGGGAATCACACCGCCAAAAATGGACATGCCATTGAGGATCGATCCCATTGCATGTTCGCGCACGCCAAAATGGAAATTGCGTCCTTCGGGAGAGTCTTCTTGGAAGGCGGGCGAGCCGTCAATTTTTGTATTGTTCGAGGGAGCCAGATCCGCGGAGCCGCCGATGAGTTCGGGCAGTATCTGTGCGAGCGCGTTGATGACCTTGCCCGAAGCGGCGCGGGTCGCCATACCTTTCGAGTCGGCGGGGAATTTCGGGAGTACGGATTCCCAGTCTGCGGGCAGGTCGCCGTTCAGGCGGCGCGCCAATTCACCCCCAAGTTCGGGATGCGCCTTTTTGTAGGCATCGAAGCGCTTCTTCCAGCCGGCTTCGAGTTCGCGTCCACGATCCACGGCTTGACGATAGAACGCCAGCACATCGTTGGGAATGAAGAAACGCGGTTCTTTTTCCCAGCCGAGGTTGTCCTTGGCAGCGTCCAGCTCTTCGTCGCCGAGCGGTTCACCATGCGCCTTGGCAGTCCCCTGTCGTTTTGGCGCGCCGTAGCCGATGACCGTACGGCACATGATAATGGACGGGCGCGGGTCAGCCTTGGCGGCTTGGATGGCGTTGTCGATCGCATCCACATCATTGCCATCGTCCACGCGTTGGACGTGCCAGCCGTATGCTTCGAAGCGTTTGGCGCGGTCTTCAGTGAAGGCAAGGTCAGTGGAGCCGTCAATCGAAATCTTGTTGTCGTCGTAGAGGTAGATCAGCCGCCCGAGCGAGAGATGCCCCGCCAGCGATGCGGCTTCGGACGCGACGCCTTCCATCAGGTCACCGTCCGTTACGATGGCGTAGATGTAAGAATCGATCAATTCGTAATCAGGTTTGTTGAACACCGCAGCGAGATGCGACGCCGCAATTGCCATACCCACGCCGTTCGCAAAGCCCTGCCCGAGCGGACCGGTGGTCACTTCCACGCCGGGGGTCAAGTCGTATTCGGGATGTCCGGGCGTGAGGCTGTCCCACTGGCGGAAGTTCTGCAATTGCTCGAGATGTAGGTCGTATCCGGTCAAATGGAGAAGCGAATACAGAAGCATGGAACCATGCCCGCCCGAAAGGACGAAGCGGTCGCGTCCCATCCATTTTGGATTGCGGGGATTATGTCTCAGGTGGCGGGTCCAGATGGTGAATGCCATCGCCGCCGCGCCCATGGGAAGACCGGGGTGGCCGGAATTCGCCTTTTGGACGCCGTCGGCGGAGAGGAAACGAAGTGCGTTGATCGCGCGGGATTGAAGTTGTTGTGTTGTCATGAGGGATGGTCTGCCATTCGATTAATATTTTTCTTTCAACTCCCTTTCGGGCAAAACGATGACCCCTTCCTTTGGATCGCCCACAAAGGAGATGTGTTCGTGTTTGTTCGCCGCCAGCCAGGCGGTATATGCGGCAACCAGCGCGTCGAGTTCCTCGGGTTGATACAACAGGTCGAGGGGCCAGATGCCTTTGGTCATCTTATAGCGCGTGATCTCTTCGAAGAAATCCATCGGGTCCTTGATGCGGACGCCACACTCATATAAGAGCAACTGCCGTTGGATCTTTCCCTCCAGCGATGGCTTGGGCTGCGGCACATCCCCCGCCATCACACAATAACAGGCATGCGGATGGGTCTCCAAAATCTGGTGCGTTGCTTCCTCGGCGGGGTATTTTTTGAAACCTATCTTTTCCAGCATGCGGTATAACGAGAAACCAACCTGCACCCAGGCGGGACAGGCTTCTACTTTGGAGGGCGTGCCTGAAACAGTAATGCCGCGCTCGCGCAGTTCATATTCCGCCACGCGGTATTCCGCCGCGCGGACCTTGTGCGGTGTGAGCATTTCCTTCTTCAATTTACTGCGCACCAATCCTCGGTTGACGCTGGCCGGCGCGTTGACCGCCACCACCGCCGATTGCTGACCCGCGAGAAATGCGGTCACATCATCCAATTCGCCGTGCGCCAGCGCGACAAGATTCATCCCCTTGTCCAACGCGGCATACGTGAAGGACTTTTGGGACGAGGTCGGGTCGATGCCTACAAATACAGAGTTGGTGAAAAACATAGTAAGATATGCCCAAACTGGAACAACAAAAAAGAAGGAACTTTCCCCTATTTTACTTCCAAAACGGGCAATCCCCATCAAAGACTCGAAAAATGACCAGATTCCAACGCATTATCTTATATCTCCTTCTTCTCATCGCAGGCGGATCGTGGATCGTCCTGTCGGCTGAGACCGGGACATTCGCAGCCAGCGCGCCCGCTCCACAAAAAGGATTCATGGCGCCCGATTTCTCACTCAAAACGCCGACCGGCGAGACCTACACGCTCTCGGAATTGAAGGGGCTGGCTGTGCTGGTCAACTTGTGGGCGACGTGGTGTCCGCCCTGCCGCGCGGAAATGCCCGCCATCGAAAAAATGTACAATGAATACAAGGAGCAGGGCTTCATCGTGCTGGCGGTCAACAGTACTGTTCAGGATAACCCGCTGGCGATCACGCCCTTCACAGACGAATACAACCTGACCTTCCCCATCCTGCTCGACGAATTGGGCGAAGTCAGCCGCGCTTATCAAGTGCGTTCCCTGCCATCCACTTATTTCATCAACCGCCACGGCATCATCACCGAGGTCGTCATTGGCGGACCGATGTCCGAGGCGTTGCTGCGCACGCGCATCGAAGAGGCGTTGAAATAACATGCTCGAACTATTCCGCGATCTCTTCGCCCCGCCCCGCCATATGATCCTGCTCGTCATTGCCGCCTGGCTGGGTCTCACGCTCGCCGAAAAACGGACGGAACATCACGGCATCAGCAAGGATGACCTCAACAACATCACGTTCTACGCATTGATCGCCTTCGTCGTCGGCGGGCGGCTTACCCACGTCCTGCAAAACATCTCCGCTTTCATGAAAAGTCCGCTCGGCATCGTCTCGATCAACCCGGACCTCTTCGACCCGTTCGGCGGTCTCGCCATTGCCGCCATCACCGCGTTGATCTACGGTCAGCGGAAACAACTGGCGTTCTGGAACACACTTGACGCACTGACCCCTTTCTTCGCCGTGGTTGTGCTCGGATTGGGATTGAGTCATCTCGCAGCAGGGACATCCTTCGGAAAGCCGACTGACCTGCCTTGGGGAATCGACCTTTGGAATGCCGTCCGCCACCCAACCCAGATCTACGAAGTTCTCGCATCGCTTCTAATCCTGTGCCTGCTCTGGTTCCTAAAGCCGAATCCACGCCCGGGCATGTCCTTCCTGATCTTCGCCGCACTGACGTCGCTGTCGCAGCTCATCATCCAAGCCTTTCGCGGCGACAGCACCCTGCTCGCCGGAGGTCTGCGTCAGGGACAGGTCATTGCCTGGGTCGTGCTGGCAGTTTGCTTTGTCCTGATCGAAGCGAGACTTGCGGAAAATAAAAGAGAGCAGGAACAAGCTTCCTGATTCCAATAAACAACTTATTCATGCCATCTCGCATTATCTTATACCCATGATGGTTTACTTTAATAAAAAAACCAAGACGCCATCCGTTTCGGATGGCGTCTTGGTTTGCTTTCTCTGTATTCGTACTACTTCCCTTTCTTCATATGCATCACATGCGGCTGCTCGCCTTCGGCAAAGCCCGAAATGATGATCAACGCGGTGGTGACATTGCCGCTGGGGTTGCGCCAGCGATGGCGGAGTTTGGAGGCGAACAACAGGCTGTCCCCCGCTTCGAGATGGAACAAGTCCTTCTCCACGTAATAATCCATCTGGCCCCGCAGGCAGAAGACGAACTCATGCCCTGAATGGACGATATCATGCGGACCGCACGAGGCGCCGCTTTCCATCGTCAGCATGAAAGGCTCCACCCGTCCTGCAAAGTTTTCGCCTCCCAGCGCTTCGAACACCCCGCGCGTGAACGACATCCGCGTACGCTCATCCGATTTCAAGAACACGATCTGCTTCTTTTCGCTCTCCGCGCCGAAGAACGCCGTGATCGAAACCCCCAACGCATCTGCCAGTTTATACAACGTACTGACCGAGGGCGACGTCTTGCCGCGCTCGATCATCGAAAGCGCATTCGCCGAAAGACCGCTTTGTGTGGCAAGCTGGCGCATCGAGATCCCCCGCCCTTCGCGCAGTTCGCGCAGGCGATTTGCCACATCCACCGATGACGCCTCGCGGATAAATGATTCCATAATTCCTCCTGTCAAATTAAAGCGAAGTGTAATTTAGATTTACTTTCTCAAATTATACCCTCAAATTAATGTGACATTAAGAAAAAAACCATGTGACACACATCACTTTTGTACAATCTGTCACAATATTATGATAGGACATAAATATTCGTTTATACACATATAGGCAGGTGTTCATGGTCAACCCAACACTCCAACAGGAAATCATGCAGCTCGAAGCCAACTTCTGCGCGGCTCTCTCCGACCCGAACCGGCTTCTCATTCTCTACTCGCTCAACGAATCGCCCCGCAACGTCACCGAACTGGCAAACGAGGTCAACTTGAACCAACCCACCGCATCGCGCCATCTCAAGATCCTGCGTGATCGCGGTCTGGTCACCACCGTCCGCGCGGGCACCACCATCACCTATCAACTTTCCGACCCGAGGCTTATTCAGGCATTGGACATCATGCGCAGCATCATGCGCGACCGCCTCGCATATCAAGCCAGCCTGATCAACGAAACCGCACAGGAGAATGTATGAAAAAACGCATCCCTTCCTGGACGTTGGGCTTGCTCGGCATCTTATTGCTGATCCTTGTCCCGATCCTTTACTTCCTCCCCCGCGCCCAAAAAGCAAATGACCCCGCGGCGTATCTGCCCATCAAACCCGTCCACGTGGACCACAGCGACATTGTCAAAGGTGAATTCGAAACCGGGCAGGACGTCACCCGCGCCTGCCTCGAATGCCACGCGGATGCCGCGACTCAAGTGATGGCAACCACCCATTGGACATGGGAATCCAAAGAGTTCAACGTCCCCTGGCGTGATGAACCCGTCACCATCGGCAAAGCCAACCAGATCAACAACTTCTGCATCAGCGCGCAGGGCAACCAAAAGAGATGCATGACCTGCCATGTCGGCTACGGCTGGGAGGAATTTGAAGAGTACGATTTCAGCGCGCAGGAAAACGTGGACTGCCTCGCCTGCCATGCTGACATGGGCGTATATCTCAAAGGCGAATATGGCGACCCTGCCGAAGGCGTTGACCTGCTCGCCGCGGCACGCTCCGTCCGCGCACCCACCCGCGACAACTGCGGCACCTGTCACTTCGACGGCGGCGGCGGCAACGGCGTCAAACACGGCGACCTTGACGAAAGCCTGTACTTTCCCAACGAAGCGCTCGACGTCCACATGGGCGGCGAACACAACATGGCCTGTACCGACTGCCATTGGACAAAAGACCACCAGATCCTCGGGCGCCTGCTGACCGACAACTACACCATCCCCGATGAAGAACAAGTCTCATGCGAGCAATGCCATGTGAACCAACAGCACGGTGACGAACGCATCGACACCCATCTCGCCGCGGTTGCCTGCCAAACCTGCCACATCCCCGCGCTCGCGCTCGAAGACCCGACCAAGATCGCATGGGACTGGTCACAGGCGGGTCAGGAAGGACGCGAAGACGACCACTTCACCTACCTCAAGATCAAAGGCGAATTCACCTACGAACGCAACTTCACGCCGACCTATCTTTGGTATAACGGGAATAACGAATACCGTTACCTGCTCGGTGATCCCATCAACGCGGACGGCATCACCTATATGAACAAACCGGCGGGCAGCATTCAGGACTCAACCGCAAAGATCTACCCGTTCAAACTGCACATCGCCAAACAACCCTACGACATCATCTACAACTACCTGCTCGCTCCCATCACCGCCGGTGAGGACGGCTTCTGGACCACCTTCGACTGGAACAGCGGCTTCCAACTTGCCGAAGAACGCATGGGCTTGCCGTACAGCGGTCAATACGGCTTTGCAGAAACCTACATGTATTGGCCCACCACCCACATGGTACAGACTTCCGACAAGGCTCTGCAATGCGATTCCTGCCACGGTGAGAACGGACGGCTTGACTGGGAAGCCCTCGGCTACTCCGGCGATCCCATCAAATGGGGCGGGAGATAAAACCATGAAACGATACACCCTCTTTGCAGCCATTGGACTTCTGCTCATCATTTCCGCCATCGGGATCGGAACGGCTCTTGCCGCGCCTGAACCTGCTCCGGCAGCCCAGGCATCCGCCCTGCACCCGGACTTCAAACTGCTGGACGCTGACGGTGCGAACGTACTCGAAAGCGGAAACCCCGTCTCGACCATGCAAACCTGCGGACAGTGCCACGATACGGAATTCATCGCCGCGCACGCCTTCCACTCTGACCTTGGTTTGAGCGATTACAACCCCGGCAGTTACACCTTCAACACCAGCAATGGACTGTTCGGCAAATGGGATCCGCTCACCTACCGCTATCTCTCCCCCGTCACAGACGAGAACCTAGACCTCGGCACTCCCGAATGGTTGATGCTGAACGGCGCGCGGGTTGTCGGCGGCGGACCCGCCACAACATCCAGGATCGGCGAAGCGTTGACGGATCTTTCCGCGCACGCATCCAACCCTGAAGCATCCATCCTCAACAAAGATGGAAGCATCTCCGGATGGGATTGGGAAAAGTCCGGCACGCTGGAGATGAACTGTTTCCTGTGCCATCTTGAAAGTCCGAATAATGAAGCGCGCGTGAAAGAAATTCAGGCAGGCAATTTTGGCAATGCCAACACCGCCACCCTGCTCGGATCGAACCTCGTCACGCCAAGCGGCGAAGGCTGGACGTGGAATGCAAACGCGTTCAATGAATTGGGCGAAGTCAAAAGCGAAACCTTGCGCATTCAGGATCCCACGAATTCGAATTGCGCGGCATGCCACAGCGAGATCCACTCCGGCGACACTCCGCTGACAGTCAACGCCTGCGACCTCGACTTTCCGCAGACCGCCACAACAGGACAGGTCGTCTCTGCGCAGCGCATCAACCAATCGGGCATCAACCTGTCAGGAAAAAATGACATCACCCGCTCGTGGGACATCCACGCGCAACGTCAGTTGAAATGCACCGATTGTCATTACTCGCTCAACAACCCTGCGCATGCCAGCGAAGCCCGCGGCGCAAATCCCAGCCACCTGCTCTATGATCCGCGTTCGCTCGACATCGGCGAATATCTCCAACGCCCCGACCACAATTTCGCGCGCGGGCAGAGCGCGCAGTTCACCGTCGCACCTGAATACAAAGGCACCATGCGCCGCTGCGAGAACTGCCACGACGCAAACGAAGGTCACGCAAGCTGGCTGCCCTACATCGACACACACATGACGGTCGTCGCCTGCGAAACCTGCCACATTCCACAAATGTACGCGCCCGCCATCCAGACATACGACTGGACCGTGGTCGCACCGGACAGCACAGCCGTTGAAACCTGCCGCGGCGTGGACGGCGACCCGCAGGCGATCACCTCGCTGGTCACAGGCTACCAACCCGTCCTGCTCAACCGCACCAACATCGACGGCAAGACATTGCTCGCGCCGTACAACCTGATCACATCCTTCTATTGGGTCTATGACGACGCCAACGGGAACAAACGCCCGCTTCGCCTTCTGGACCTTGAGGCTGTGTACCTCGAAAACGGCGGCTACGCCGCTGACATCGTTTCCGCGTTCGACACGAACGGCGACGGCGAACTCGACAAGACGGAACTGGTGATCGACTCCCCTGAAAAGGAAAGTCTCGTCAAAAACAAGATTACCGCGCGCGGACTTGCCAATCCGCGCATCGAAGGCATCACACAGCCGTACAGCATCAACCACAACGTGGCGCAGGGCAGGGACGCGGTCAACGATTGCAAAGCCTGTCACAACGCCGACTCGCGCATCTCCCAGCCCATCAAA from Anaerolineales bacterium includes:
- a CDS encoding prolipoprotein diacylglyceryl transferase; its protein translation is MLELFRDLFAPPRHMILLVIAAWLGLTLAEKRTEHHGISKDDLNNITFYALIAFVVGGRLTHVLQNISAFMKSPLGIVSINPDLFDPFGGLAIAAITALIYGQRKQLAFWNTLDALTPFFAVVVLGLGLSHLAAGTSFGKPTDLPWGIDLWNAVRHPTQIYEVLASLLILCLLWFLKPNPRPGMSFLIFAALTSLSQLIIQAFRGDSTLLAGGLRQGQVIAWVVLAVCFVLIEARLAENKREQEQAS
- a CDS encoding helix-turn-helix domain-containing protein, translating into MESFIREASSVDVANRLRELREGRGISMRQLATQSGLSANALSMIERGKTSPSVSTLYKLADALGVSITAFFGAESEKKQIVFLKSDERTRMSFTRGVFEALGGENFAGRVEPFMLTMESGASCGPHDIVHSGHEFVFCLRGQMDYYVEKDLFHLEAGDSLLFASKLRHRWRNPSGNVTTALIIISGFAEGEQPHVMHMKKGK
- a CDS encoding tetrathionate reductase family octaheme c-type cytochrome; the protein is MKKRIPSWTLGLLGILLLILVPILYFLPRAQKANDPAAYLPIKPVHVDHSDIVKGEFETGQDVTRACLECHADAATQVMATTHWTWESKEFNVPWRDEPVTIGKANQINNFCISAQGNQKRCMTCHVGYGWEEFEEYDFSAQENVDCLACHADMGVYLKGEYGDPAEGVDLLAAARSVRAPTRDNCGTCHFDGGGGNGVKHGDLDESLYFPNEALDVHMGGEHNMACTDCHWTKDHQILGRLLTDNYTIPDEEQVSCEQCHVNQQHGDERIDTHLAAVACQTCHIPALALEDPTKIAWDWSQAGQEGREDDHFTYLKIKGEFTYERNFTPTYLWYNGNNEYRYLLGDPINADGITYMNKPAGSIQDSTAKIYPFKLHIAKQPYDIIYNYLLAPITAGEDGFWTTFDWNSGFQLAEERMGLPYSGQYGFAETYMYWPTTHMVQTSDKALQCDSCHGENGRLDWEALGYSGDPIKWGGR
- a CDS encoding cytochrome b/b6 domain-containing protein, translating into MKRYTLFAAIGLLLIISAIGIGTALAAPEPAPAAQASALHPDFKLLDADGANVLESGNPVSTMQTCGQCHDTEFIAAHAFHSDLGLSDYNPGSYTFNTSNGLFGKWDPLTYRYLSPVTDENLDLGTPEWLMLNGARVVGGGPATTSRIGEALTDLSAHASNPEASILNKDGSISGWDWEKSGTLEMNCFLCHLESPNNEARVKEIQAGNFGNANTATLLGSNLVTPSGEGWTWNANAFNELGEVKSETLRIQDPTNSNCAACHSEIHSGDTPLTVNACDLDFPQTATTGQVVSAQRINQSGINLSGKNDITRSWDIHAQRQLKCTDCHYSLNNPAHASEARGANPSHLLYDPRSLDIGEYLQRPDHNFARGQSAQFTVAPEYKGTMRRCENCHDANEGHASWLPYIDTHMTVVACETCHIPQMYAPAIQTYDWTVVAPDSTAVETCRGVDGDPQAITSLVTGYQPVLLNRTNIDGKTLLAPYNLITSFYWVYDDANGNKRPLRLLDLEAVYLENGGYAADIVSAFDTNGDGELDKTELVIDSPEKESLVKNKITARGLANPRIEGITQPYSINHNVAQGRDAVNDCKACHNADSRISQPIKLADYAPVTPQFEIGNNVNGSGEFIIAEDGALYYQPKPENDNMYVFGSSRVSWIDWLGALMFVGSLLGVFGHGTMRYLASRKQAKGPARTERIYMYEPYRRFWHWLQTTTILILLFTGLIIHRPDLFGAFSFSGMVTVHNVMAVLLGINAALALFYHIATDRLKEFIPRPYGFFDDAILQAKYYINGIFKSEPHPFEKRPDSRMNPIQKTTYFMILNVLLPLQGLTGILMWGVQKFSAAADLFGGLPFLAPFHSLIAWMFATFILVHVYMTTTGATPVEAMRAMVTGWEEVEVHES
- a CDS encoding metalloregulator ArsR/SmtB family transcription factor — protein: MVNPTLQQEIMQLEANFCAALSDPNRLLILYSLNESPRNVTELANEVNLNQPTASRHLKILRDRGLVTTVRAGTTITYQLSDPRLIQALDIMRSIMRDRLAYQASLINETAQENV